From Trichoderma atroviride chromosome 1, complete sequence, one genomic window encodes:
- a CDS encoding uncharacterized protein (EggNog:ENOG41), whose amino-acid sequence MADSPTGNTQALASEEGSASRPKPKIKISLIKTSPAGTTGLKDSPTHGEDTEAMELDDPTATTPKAESKDGNLGNSESTKHGEVKEDDTQEELIMKLFDMVRDVAAEQLALKQLQITNTICRLKELQDQQPPKAAFSPAIANSCRERLEGTLTYLISELSAIPPANWTTYKRKLLKFCESELILTMTFPERLYKVVDIIYLPEEMDAIPKEEFERLHSVARICVAAAQALGPESESEEALAEKWIRAKAQDLEFLKKMFRSMRGIYKASAPERTEMPWETKA is encoded by the exons ATGGCAGATTCTCCGACTGGCAATACCCAGGCGTTGGCTTCAGAGGAAGGATCTGCATCCCGACCG AAACCGAAAATAAAGATATCATTAATCAAGACTAGTCCAGCTGGTACCACTGGATTGAAGGACAGCCCGACTCATGGCGAAGATACCGAAGCCATGGAACTCGATGACCCTACGGCGACTACCCCAAAAGCTGAGTCAAAGGATGGAAATCTTGGTAACTCTGAATCTACCAAACACGgagaagtaaaagaagacgaTACTCAAGAGGAACTGATTATGAAGCTCTTCGACATGGTTCGTGACGTGGCCGCAGAGCAGCTGGCACTCAAGCAGCTTCAAATAACAAACACAATCTGCCGCCTCAAAGAACTCCAAGACCAGCAGCCCCCCAAGGCCGCCTTCAGCCCTGCCATAGCAAACAGTTGCCGCGAGCGTCTCGAAGGCACGCTCACATACCTCATCTCTGAGCTCTCAGCCATCCCCCCAGCCAACTGGACCACCTACAAAAGGAAGCTCCTCAAGTTTTGCGAATCCGAGCTCATTCTCACCATGACCTTCCCGGAGCGTCTCTACAAAGTCGTCGACATAATCTATCTCCCGGAAGAAATGGACGCGATACCAAAGGAAGAATTCGAGAGACTGCACAGCGTGGCGAGGATTTGCGTCGCTGCCGCTCAGGCGCTGGGACCGGAGAGCGAGAGTGAGGAAGCACTGGCTGAGAAGTGGATCAGGGCAAAGGCGCAGGATCTGGAGTTTCTCAAGAAGATGTTTCGTTCTATGCGAGGGATTTACAAGGCTTCTGCGCCTGAGCGAACGGAGATGCCTTGGGAGACGAAAGCGTGA